A single window of Paenibacillus sp. FSL H8-0537 DNA harbors:
- a CDS encoding NAD-dependent malic enzyme, with protein sequence MKERSMDGKTIILRVEIDIQQAQFGKAATAIETAGGDIIAIDVIHTDKTTTVRDLTVKMTEAGTADRISAALGTLPGIRLQHISDRTFLLHLGGKITVQPKTPIQNRDDLSRVYTPDVARVCQAIEQDPSKAFTLTIKRNTVAVVSDGSAVLGLGNIGPYAAMPVMEGKAMLFKQFADVDAFPICLDTQDTEQIIQAVKQLAPGFGGINLEDISAPRCFEIERRLREELDIPVFHDDQHGTAVVLFAAMLNALKLTGRNISGTRFVICGIGAAGTACTKMLLAGGAKHIIGVDREGILTADRHYDNSMWQWYAEHTNAEKKTGHLAEALAGADVFIGVSAGGILSRAHVESMNAEPIVFAMANPEPEIRPELVEDIVAVFATGRSDYPNQINNVLCFPGIFRGALDSRATTVNEEMKLAAAEAIAAVISDDELSPMYIIPSVFNAKVVEEVRKRVIHAAIESGVARRHPRE encoded by the coding sequence ATGAAGGAACGCAGCATGGATGGTAAAACGATTATTTTACGGGTGGAAATCGATATTCAGCAAGCACAGTTCGGCAAGGCCGCGACGGCTATTGAGACCGCTGGCGGCGATATTATAGCGATTGATGTCATTCATACCGATAAAACGACGACCGTACGGGATTTGACCGTGAAAATGACCGAGGCTGGCACAGCCGATCGCATTTCCGCGGCTCTTGGCACGCTGCCCGGCATCCGCCTTCAGCACATTTCCGATCGCACCTTTCTGCTCCATCTCGGTGGCAAAATTACCGTTCAGCCAAAAACGCCGATTCAGAACCGCGACGATCTCTCGCGCGTTTACACGCCGGACGTCGCAAGAGTATGCCAAGCAATTGAACAGGATCCATCCAAGGCTTTTACGCTAACCATCAAGCGCAATACCGTCGCTGTCGTCTCTGACGGAAGTGCCGTACTCGGGCTTGGCAATATCGGACCCTATGCCGCAATGCCTGTCATGGAAGGCAAAGCGATGCTGTTCAAGCAATTCGCAGACGTTGATGCGTTTCCCATTTGCCTCGATACCCAGGATACGGAACAGATTATACAAGCCGTCAAACAATTAGCGCCGGGTTTCGGCGGCATTAATCTAGAAGATATTTCCGCTCCGCGCTGCTTTGAGATCGAACGCCGGTTGCGTGAAGAGCTTGATATCCCTGTGTTTCACGATGATCAGCATGGCACGGCCGTCGTCCTGTTCGCCGCTATGCTGAACGCGCTCAAGCTGACGGGTCGAAACATTTCGGGTACCCGCTTCGTTATATGTGGTATTGGAGCGGCAGGTACGGCTTGCACTAAGATGCTGCTTGCCGGCGGCGCAAAACATATTATTGGAGTCGACCGTGAAGGGATTTTAACCGCAGACCGCCATTATGACAATAGCATGTGGCAGTGGTACGCCGAGCACACAAATGCCGAGAAGAAGACGGGCCATTTGGCCGAAGCGCTTGCTGGTGCAGATGTTTTTATTGGCGTATCGGCAGGCGGGATTTTGTCCAGAGCGCATGTTGAGTCGATGAATGCAGAGCCTATCGTATTTGCTATGGCGAATCCCGAGCCTGAAATTCGACCGGAGCTGGTCGAGGATATCGTTGCCGTGTTTGCAACAGGGCGATCCGACTATCCGAATCAAATTAACAACGTGCTTTGCTTCCCGGGGATTTTCCGCGGGGCACTCGATAGCCGAGCAACTACCGTTAATGAAGAAATGAAGCTGGCTGCCGCTGAAGCGATTGCTGCTGTCATTAGTGATGACGAGCTCAGTCCGATGTATATTATCCCCAGCGTTTTCAATGCCAAAGTCGTAGAAGAGGTACGCAAACGCGTCATCCATGCTGCTATCGAGAGCGGTGTAGCTCGCAGACATCCGCGCGAATAG
- a CDS encoding C40 family peptidase produces the protein MKHTMKKRMLTAAFTASLLLGSVSASIPTVLAAQSATVDAGVNFRSAPSASAPVIRMLKKGEQVTILDASNTYWYKLQDSSGRTGYASPSYFSVSSVSTPNATTGTIQKSVSFRTGASLSASRIRFLQAGEQVVIVSQPNGSWYEIKDSSGQAGYVSSQSQYISISGSSGGSPGTTAPSTGSVESVIAAGLKYLGTPYEYGSSRSTTATFDCSDFVRQAFLDGVGIKLPADSRGQGEYVAQRGKAVTDWRQLKRGDIMFFMSYKGSKASAYAGTNKSSATITHDGIYLGDGKILHTYSNEAGGVTISSIAGTHWEYRFLYGGSAL, from the coding sequence TTGAAACACACCATGAAAAAAAGGATGCTCACCGCAGCTTTTACCGCATCTCTATTACTGGGTTCTGTCTCGGCTTCAATTCCCACAGTGTTGGCTGCTCAGAGCGCGACCGTAGATGCAGGCGTGAACTTCCGCAGCGCACCATCGGCCTCAGCTCCCGTTATTCGTATGCTTAAAAAAGGAGAACAGGTCACGATTCTAGATGCGTCTAACACGTATTGGTACAAGCTTCAGGATTCCTCTGGCCGGACGGGCTATGCTTCGCCTTCCTATTTCTCAGTGTCCTCCGTATCGACTCCGAACGCGACAACAGGTACCATTCAAAAATCGGTATCCTTCCGGACAGGAGCTTCGCTTTCGGCTAGCCGTATCCGCTTTTTGCAGGCTGGTGAACAGGTAGTAATTGTATCGCAGCCAAACGGCAGCTGGTATGAGATTAAAGATTCTTCTGGACAAGCTGGCTATGTCAGCTCTCAATCCCAATATATTAGCATCTCAGGCAGCTCAGGCGGATCGCCTGGCACTACAGCACCGTCGACCGGGTCTGTGGAAAGCGTCATTGCGGCGGGGCTTAAATATTTAGGCACCCCCTATGAATATGGCTCAAGCCGCAGCACGACGGCAACATTTGATTGTTCGGATTTTGTAAGGCAGGCTTTTCTAGATGGAGTAGGCATTAAGCTGCCCGCTGATTCGAGGGGGCAAGGGGAGTATGTAGCGCAGCGAGGGAAAGCTGTTACGGACTGGCGTCAGCTTAAGCGTGGCGATATTATGTTTTTCATGTCTTATAAGGGAAGTAAAGCTTCTGCCTATGCGGGTACGAATAAATCGTCAGCCACCATTACGCATGACGGTATTTATTTGGGAGACGGCAAAATTTTGCATACATATTCCAATGAGGCGGGCGGCGTAACGATTAGCAGCATAGCAGGCACGCATTGGGAATATCGTTTCCTGTATGGAGGCAGCGCGCTGTAG
- a CDS encoding acyltransferase, protein MSTASLQRREAIPELQIVRAMAILGVLSVHSTSYATLKMVNSGYYFLYNFFNIFMKFGTPTFIFLSSFVLFYNYYTRPLDAKLIGSFYKRRALYIIIPYLVFSIIYFTLLHYNYYPNRPLDETLSRFWDKVLTGNAYTHLYFVFISIQFYLLLPLFLWLLKKFPALVKWAIPAGFAIQWAFVLINKYALTTPIPNKGSYSLSYFSYYLMGAAIGIYFPKIKHWIIMNKQNATKSRVIAWIALWCLWVGAGLWHVSIWYDTRLKIESYHSLLYEFLWNMHTFFSALVLLQLGFLLYRRAAPWLVSLLSKLGALSFGIYLVHPFILFYYREYPPVTGNSLLLHSWYLGGYAAALVGSWIIVSLAARFLPFSWVLFGNLPKPGKRPQTPSAPQKNFTA, encoded by the coding sequence ATGTCTACAGCATCTTTGCAGCGGCGGGAAGCGATTCCCGAGCTGCAGATTGTTCGTGCAATGGCCATCCTAGGCGTATTATCGGTCCACTCGACCTCCTACGCTACGCTGAAAATGGTCAATTCCGGCTACTATTTCTTGTATAACTTTTTTAATATATTTATGAAGTTCGGCACGCCGACCTTTATTTTTCTAAGCAGCTTCGTCCTATTTTACAATTATTATACGAGGCCGCTGGATGCCAAGCTAATTGGCTCTTTTTATAAACGCAGAGCGCTTTATATCATTATTCCTTATTTGGTGTTTTCCATTATCTATTTCACTCTGCTGCATTACAACTACTATCCGAACAGGCCGCTCGATGAAACGTTAAGCAGGTTCTGGGATAAGGTGCTGACGGGTAACGCCTATACGCATTTGTATTTTGTATTTATCAGCATTCAGTTTTATTTGCTTCTCCCTTTGTTTCTATGGCTGCTGAAAAAGTTTCCGGCATTGGTCAAATGGGCGATACCGGCCGGCTTTGCCATTCAATGGGCTTTCGTTCTCATTAATAAATACGCACTGACGACGCCGATTCCGAATAAGGGCAGCTACTCGCTATCCTACTTCTCCTACTATTTGATGGGGGCAGCAATCGGTATCTATTTTCCGAAAATCAAGCATTGGATCATTATGAACAAACAAAATGCAACCAAATCGCGTGTTATTGCCTGGATTGCCCTTTGGTGTCTTTGGGTTGGAGCCGGCCTATGGCATGTAAGCATTTGGTATGATACGAGACTTAAAATCGAAAGCTATCACTCGCTGCTGTATGAGTTTTTATGGAATATGCATACCTTCTTCTCGGCGCTTGTGCTGCTGCAGCTCGGATTTCTGCTTTACCGCAGAGCAGCGCCTTGGTTAGTCTCACTGCTCTCAAAGCTTGGCGCTTTATCGTTCGGCATTTATTTGGTTCATCCGTTCATCCTGTTCTACTACCGCGAATATCCGCCTGTGACTGGAAATTCCTTGCTGCTGCACAGCTGGTATTTAGGCGGCTATGCAGCTGCGCTCGTCGGTTCTTGGATTATCGTTTCATTAGCTGCACGGTTTTTGCCTTTCTCCTGGGTGTTGTTTGGCAATTTGCCAAAGCCGGGAAAACGGCCGCAAACGCCAAGTGCGCCGCAAAAAAACTTTACAGCTTAA
- a CDS encoding glycosyltransferase — MRKKRVLLLSEGFGSGHTQAAYALAAGLRQINPEIQTRVIELGKFLNPVVGPWIMSAYRKTVSKQPKMVGLMYRSNYKKSLNRFTQLALHRMFYTQTSQVISQLKPDLIVCTHPVPNAVVGRLKRLGLHIPLYTLITDYDAHGAWVNPEVSKYLVSSPLVRNKLMERGVIPMNIEVTGIPVHPNFWTTYDKQELLQKFNLKPMPTVLIMGGGWGLMYEDNLLEYMTKWRESIQLIFCVGSNEKVREKMLSSTMFQHPNIQVLGFTNEISKLMDIADLLVTKPGGMTCTEGMSKGMPMLFYEPIPGQEEENCEYFIRNGFGEMLDSAAMVDKWFAMIQEPYTSGQFRESLLTKRNQQYDPKSCPNAVLRLMQ; from the coding sequence ATGCGTAAGAAAAGAGTGCTGCTACTCTCCGAGGGTTTCGGCTCGGGACATACGCAAGCCGCATATGCTCTAGCGGCGGGATTGCGCCAAATCAACCCCGAGATTCAAACCCGCGTTATTGAGCTGGGCAAATTTCTTAATCCGGTAGTCGGGCCATGGATTATGTCTGCTTATCGCAAAACCGTAAGCAAACAGCCAAAAATGGTCGGCCTGATGTATCGCAGCAATTACAAGAAATCGCTAAACCGCTTTACGCAGCTTGCTCTTCATCGCATGTTCTATACACAAACATCACAGGTCATTTCCCAGTTGAAGCCGGATCTTATCGTATGTACGCATCCCGTTCCCAATGCAGTCGTAGGCAGGCTAAAGCGTCTTGGACTACATATTCCGCTGTACACGCTTATTACCGATTACGATGCCCATGGCGCATGGGTCAATCCGGAGGTCAGCAAATACCTGGTGTCTTCCCCGCTTGTGAGAAACAAGCTGATGGAGCGCGGCGTAATCCCCATGAATATTGAAGTGACCGGCATTCCGGTACACCCGAACTTCTGGACAACCTACGACAAGCAGGAGCTGCTGCAGAAATTCAACTTAAAGCCTATGCCTACCGTGCTTATTATGGGTGGCGGCTGGGGATTGATGTATGAAGACAATCTCCTAGAATATATGACCAAGTGGCGCGAAAGCATACAGTTGATTTTCTGCGTCGGCAGCAATGAGAAGGTAAGGGAGAAAATGCTTTCGAGCACCATGTTCCAGCATCCGAACATTCAAGTGCTCGGGTTCACTAACGAGATCAGCAAGCTGATGGACATTGCCGATCTGCTCGTGACGAAGCCGGGCGGGATGACCTGTACCGAAGGCATGAGTAAAGGAATGCCGATGCTCTTCTATGAGCCGATTCCGGGACAGGAAGAAGAAAACTGCGAATATTTTATTCGCAATGGCTTTGGTGAAATGCTTGATTCTGCTGCAATGGTAGATAAGTGGTTTGCCATGATTCAGGAACCGTATACCTCAGGCCAATTCCGAGAAAGCTTGCTAACGAAGCGCAACCAACAATACGATCCGAAGAGCTGCCCGAATGCCGTCCTGCGTTTAATGCAGTGA
- a CDS encoding cation diffusion facilitator family transporter, with the protein MDQYEKIKQGEKGAWLSIVTYLTLTALKLGGGYYFASGALVADGFNNLTDIVASLAVLIGLRISQKPPDKDHPYGHFRAETIAALIASFIMATVGIQVLITAVGSLWSGKEAAPSLNSAWIAIFSAVVMLSVYYYNRRLAKRINNQALMAAAKDNLSDALVSTGAAIGIIGAQFGLPWLDPVAAIAVGIIICKTAWEIFYSSTHALTDGFDENELTTLRATIERTKGVKSIKDIKARVHGSNVLVDVIVQVDPELTLIESHVICDEIEHRMERKHNIMSVHVHVEPHELENAKFEPNDEKHVE; encoded by the coding sequence TTGGATCAGTATGAAAAAATCAAGCAGGGCGAGAAGGGTGCTTGGCTCAGCATTGTGACGTATTTGACGCTGACCGCACTAAAGCTAGGAGGCGGCTACTATTTTGCTTCTGGAGCGCTCGTTGCGGATGGCTTTAACAATTTAACGGATATTGTGGCCTCGCTGGCGGTACTTATCGGTTTGCGAATATCACAGAAGCCGCCGGATAAAGATCATCCTTATGGACATTTTCGGGCAGAGACGATTGCCGCGCTGATTGCGTCCTTTATTATGGCAACGGTCGGCATTCAAGTATTGATTACAGCTGTCGGTTCGCTTTGGTCGGGTAAAGAAGCGGCGCCATCCCTTAACTCGGCTTGGATCGCCATCTTTTCTGCTGTCGTCATGCTGAGCGTTTATTATTACAATCGGCGGCTGGCGAAGCGAATTAACAATCAGGCGCTTATGGCGGCGGCAAAGGATAATTTATCCGATGCGCTCGTCAGTACAGGAGCTGCGATTGGCATTATCGGCGCCCAGTTCGGCCTGCCTTGGCTTGATCCAGTAGCGGCAATTGCGGTTGGTATTATTATTTGCAAGACGGCTTGGGAAATTTTCTACAGCTCGACCCATGCGCTGACGGACGGCTTTGATGAGAATGAGCTGACGACGCTCAGGGCGACGATTGAACGTACGAAAGGGGTTAAATCCATTAAGGATATTAAAGCCCGCGTTCATGGCAGCAACGTGCTGGTTGACGTTATTGTACAGGTTGATCCCGAGCTCACACTGATCGAAAGCCATGTCATTTGTGATGAAATTGAGCATCGCATGGAGCGCAAGCATAATATTATGAGTGTGCATGTCCATGTAGAGCCCCATGAGCTGGAGAATGCTAAATTTGAGCCAAATGACGAAAAACATGTCGAATAA